From SAR86 cluster bacterium, the proteins below share one genomic window:
- a CDS encoding SDR family NAD(P)-dependent oxidoreductase, translating into MSKLCLVTGVGPGTGKATVKRFSESGYKVAMLSRSEERLSILESEIPNTKAYPCDVSNEEQMAEVISLVKSDLGIPNVLVHNAVRGGRGNFLEIKPKDLLKNFEINTMGLLYLSRGFAEDMLKRGNGSIIVTGNTSARRGKPWFATTAPTKAAQRILAESIAREVGPKGIHVSYILIDSAIDVPWTREAWPDKPDDFFMKPSAIADEIFHIAHQDKSAWTFDVEIRPFAEPW; encoded by the coding sequence ATGTCTAAATTATGTTTAGTGACAGGTGTTGGACCCGGAACAGGTAAAGCAACCGTCAAACGTTTCAGTGAGTCAGGTTATAAAGTTGCAATGCTTTCTCGTTCAGAAGAAAGATTATCCATTCTAGAAAGTGAAATTCCTAATACAAAAGCTTATCCTTGCGATGTTTCTAATGAAGAACAGATGGCTGAAGTAATTTCACTTGTTAAATCAGATTTAGGAATTCCTAATGTCCTTGTTCATAATGCTGTTAGAGGTGGGAGGGGAAATTTCCTAGAAATAAAACCAAAAGATTTACTTAAAAATTTTGAGATTAATACTATGGGTTTACTTTATCTCTCTCGAGGCTTTGCTGAGGATATGCTTAAAAGAGGTAATGGATCTATAATTGTTACAGGGAATACTTCCGCTAGAAGAGGCAAGCCTTGGTTTGCAACTACCGCTCCAACTAAAGCAGCTCAAAGAATACTTGCTGAGTCTATTGCTAGAGAGGTAGGACCTAAGGGGATTCATGTATCGTATATTCTTATAGATTCAGCAATTGATGTACCTTGGACTCGAGAAGCTTGGCCTGACAAACCTGATGATTTTTTTATGAAACCCTCTGCCATTGCTGATGAAATATTCCATATTGCTCATCAAGATAAATCAGCTTGGACTTTTGATGTAGAAATAAGGCCATTTGCTGAACCTTGGTAA
- a CDS encoding FAD-binding oxidoreductase, protein MDILEEIKSIVGQKGILLGQDVSNRKAGIWIEEGIKAKAIVRPKNTEELSKVLNLCNHHKQTIVPHGGLTGLVQGAITNKEQIALSTERMTSVLNIDPIGRTMTVEAGVQLEKIQQIANEHELMFPLDLGARGSCSIGGNISTNAGGNMVMRYGMIRDSILGLESVLADGRILSSMNQMLKNNSGYDLKQLFIGTEGTLGFVTKAVLRLREKPKSCNTALASFDTFDEVTNFLKLIDQGLGGNLSSFEVMWKDYYNLVTNPPAKNNPPIGQDFAYYVLVESTGSNQEKDEVHFESILEEAINRELIKDAVIAKSQTERLALWSIRDDVEQQFQYGPVKIFDVSLPILSMEKYIQNINNELKKYWDSFHCTVFGHLADGNLHIIVGVGAGDHKTIQTIESCIYKPLEPIGGAISAEHGIGIEKKDYLSISRSKIEIDVMKSLKNSLDPNRILNPGKVFD, encoded by the coding sequence ATGGATATTTTAGAAGAGATTAAATCAATTGTAGGCCAAAAAGGTATCTTATTGGGTCAAGATGTTTCAAATAGAAAGGCAGGTATATGGATAGAAGAAGGCATTAAAGCTAAGGCCATAGTAAGGCCAAAGAACACAGAGGAATTATCTAAAGTATTGAATTTATGTAATCATCACAAGCAAACCATAGTCCCTCATGGAGGTTTAACTGGGCTTGTTCAGGGGGCAATTACAAATAAAGAGCAAATAGCTCTTTCAACAGAAAGAATGACTTCTGTGTTAAATATTGACCCAATAGGAAGGACAATGACTGTAGAAGCAGGAGTGCAGTTAGAAAAAATACAACAAATTGCTAATGAGCATGAATTAATGTTTCCTTTGGATTTAGGTGCTCGCGGATCATGTTCAATAGGTGGAAATATTTCTACCAATGCCGGAGGAAACATGGTTATGCGTTATGGGATGATAAGAGATTCTATTTTAGGTTTAGAATCTGTTCTAGCCGATGGAAGAATATTATCTTCAATGAATCAAATGTTAAAAAATAATTCTGGTTATGATTTAAAACAACTTTTTATAGGGACAGAGGGTACTTTAGGTTTTGTTACAAAGGCAGTTCTTAGGTTAAGAGAAAAGCCTAAAAGTTGTAATACAGCTTTAGCTTCTTTTGATACATTTGATGAAGTAACCAATTTCTTAAAATTGATAGATCAAGGACTTGGAGGTAATTTAAGTTCTTTTGAAGTAATGTGGAAAGATTACTATAATTTAGTGACTAACCCTCCAGCTAAGAATAACCCTCCAATAGGTCAAGATTTTGCTTATTATGTATTAGTAGAATCAACAGGTTCAAATCAAGAAAAAGATGAAGTTCATTTTGAGTCTATTCTTGAAGAAGCAATAAATAGAGAATTAATTAAAGATGCTGTAATCGCCAAATCCCAGACAGAGAGACTTGCTTTATGGTCTATAAGAGATGATGTAGAGCAACAATTTCAGTATGGACCGGTAAAAATATTTGATGTTAGTTTGCCTATACTTTCGATGGAGAAATATATTCAAAATATAAATAATGAATTAAAAAAATATTGGGATTCATTTCATTGTACGGTTTTTGGTCATTTAGCAGATGGTAACTTGCATATTATTGTAGGAGTAGGTGCTGGTGATCATAAAACTATCCAAACCATAGAATCTTGCATTTATAAGCCATTAGAGCCTATAGGCGGTGCAATATCTGCAGAACATGGCATAGGTATTGAGAAAAAAGACTATTTATCAATTTCTAGGTCAAAGATTGAAATTGATGTCATGAAATCTCTTAAGAATTCTTTAGATCCAAATAGAATTTTAAACCCAGGCAAGGTATTTGATTAA
- a CDS encoding pseudoazurin encodes MKNSFYFFLIFLSLSIFASKEEDAIRERIAPVGNVCVEGQDCASKVVQVQTSQISSEVNLPKVMLSGGNEHEIKMLNFGPGGNMVFDPPVIKVSKGDTIHFKATDMSHNSASIDGMIPPGAESWLGKMSQDISVKLESEGVYVYQCDPHAMMAMIGVIQVGEPLNLKDVKEVAKEQKVRFLMNSERLDDYLSQL; translated from the coding sequence ATGAAAAATTCATTTTATTTCTTTTTAATTTTCTTATCATTGTCTATTTTTGCAAGCAAAGAGGAAGATGCGATTAGGGAAAGAATTGCCCCAGTAGGCAATGTATGTGTTGAAGGCCAAGATTGTGCATCAAAAGTTGTTCAGGTTCAGACATCGCAAATATCTTCAGAAGTTAATTTACCAAAGGTAATGTTATCTGGAGGAAATGAGCATGAAATAAAAATGCTCAATTTTGGACCAGGAGGTAATATGGTCTTTGATCCTCCTGTTATCAAAGTGTCAAAAGGAGATACCATTCATTTTAAGGCCACTGATATGTCGCATAATTCTGCTTCAATTGATGGAATGATTCCACCTGGTGCAGAATCTTGGCTAGGAAAAATGAGTCAAGATATAAGTGTGAAACTAGAATCTGAAGGGGTATATGTATATCAGTGTGATCCTCATGCCATGATGGCCATGATTGGAGTCATACAAGTAGGAGAACCTTTAAATCTTAAGGATGTAAAAGAAGTTGCAAAAGAACAAAAAGTTAGATTTTTAATGAATTCAGAAAGATTAGATGATTATTTGTCTCAACTGTAA
- a CDS encoding c-type cytochrome, translating to MHKTSLLIILYILFAAPANLLAEVQKGEMVYKRACGTCHGIGVAGAPKIGDKASWTVINEKGLDILLHSVVNGLNGMPPKGLCMNCSEEEIKQAIEYILVKSGLNLE from the coding sequence ATGCATAAAACTTCTTTATTAATAATACTGTATATCCTTTTTGCTGCACCAGCAAATTTACTCGCAGAAGTTCAGAAAGGAGAAATGGTATACAAAAGAGCTTGCGGCACATGTCATGGAATAGGTGTGGCTGGAGCTCCAAAAATAGGAGATAAAGCTTCTTGGACTGTGATAAACGAAAAAGGTTTAGATATTCTTTTGCATTCAGTAGTTAATGGTTTAAATGGAATGCCCCCTAAGGGACTTTGCATGAATTGTTCTGAAGAAGAAATTAAGCAAGCAATAGAATATATCCTGGTCAAGTCTGGTCTAAATTTAGAATAA
- a CDS encoding HAD-IA family hydrolase → MIKVISFDLDDTLWPILPVIMEAEKITRKWLIENYSPVEILLSEDILLNIRKDLIYKDKDLINRLSELRTLSITELAIRAGYSSVEASKIGKEAFEVFFEARNNVTFYDDVLKVLESLNKKYILGGLTNGNADIKKIGLDRFFDFNFSSSDLNSSKPSPENFHAIIRETERQPFEICHVGDNPSHDVLGAINSGFQAIWFNPTEKKWELEKAEFLEAKNWLEIKDLILNLDQT, encoded by the coding sequence ATGATAAAAGTCATAAGCTTTGATCTAGATGATACTTTATGGCCAATCCTTCCTGTTATCATGGAGGCAGAAAAAATAACCAGAAAATGGCTTATAGAAAATTATTCTCCTGTAGAAATATTACTCAGTGAAGATATTTTGTTGAATATAAGAAAAGATTTAATCTATAAAGACAAGGACTTAATTAATAGATTATCTGAACTAAGAACTTTATCTATCACAGAACTAGCAATAAGAGCTGGCTATAGCTCAGTAGAAGCCTCTAAGATTGGTAAAGAAGCTTTTGAAGTTTTTTTTGAAGCGAGAAATAATGTTACCTTCTATGATGATGTCTTAAAGGTGCTTGAATCTCTTAACAAAAAATATATATTAGGTGGTCTAACCAATGGTAATGCTGACATAAAAAAAATAGGTCTGGACAGGTTCTTTGATTTTAATTTTTCATCATCTGACCTCAATTCTAGCAAGCCTTCTCCAGAAAACTTTCATGCGATAATTCGTGAGACTGAAAGACAGCCGTTTGAGATCTGTCATGTTGGAGATAACCCTTCTCATGACGTTTTGGGAGCTATCAATTCTGGCTTTCAAGCAATCTGGTTCAACCCGACTGAAAAAAAATGGGAATTAGAAAAAGCAGAATTCTTAGAGGCAAAAAATTGGCTAGAAATTAAAGATCTTATTCTAAATTTAGACCAGACTTGA
- the xerC gene encoding tyrosine recombinase XerC has translation MLNKRIESFLNQLKITRQYSSHTLDGYKRDLNKLSSELYESNIGRWKEVQDKHIRQFINKERRKGLSQKSIQRLLSSIRSFFKYLINEDEIDNNPLAHIKGPKSPKLLPKAMDADMVFKLLDYKPKTWVDIRDKAIIELFYSSGLRLAELCNINIEDLSIKEQTCRVLGKGNKTRIVPIGIKAIQSLNLWLRSREIKINLKDPTNALFINNKGYRLGHRSVQLRIKKISEKRGLPDLHPHMLRHSFASHVLESSGDLRAVQEMLGHSDIATTQIYTKLDFQHLTKVYDKTHPRAKKNKS, from the coding sequence ATGCTAAATAAGCGCATTGAATCCTTTCTTAATCAATTAAAAATTACACGGCAATACTCTAGTCATACATTAGATGGCTATAAGCGAGATTTGAATAAATTATCTTCTGAATTATATGAATCGAATATAGGGAGATGGAAAGAAGTACAAGATAAACATATCAGGCAATTCATAAATAAGGAAAGGAGAAAGGGGCTTAGCCAAAAAAGTATTCAGCGGCTCTTATCTTCAATAAGAAGTTTTTTTAAATACCTAATTAATGAAGATGAGATTGATAATAACCCTTTAGCTCATATCAAAGGCCCTAAAAGCCCAAAATTGCTTCCAAAAGCAATGGATGCTGATATGGTCTTTAAGCTCTTAGACTATAAACCAAAAACCTGGGTAGACATAAGAGATAAGGCAATAATTGAACTTTTTTATTCTTCAGGATTGAGGCTTGCTGAGCTTTGTAATATTAATATTGAAGACCTTTCTATAAAAGAACAAACCTGTCGAGTTTTAGGAAAAGGAAATAAAACAAGAATAGTTCCTATAGGCATTAAAGCAATTCAATCTTTGAATTTATGGTTGCGTTCCCGGGAAATAAAGATAAATCTAAAAGATCCCACTAACGCCTTATTCATTAATAATAAGGGTTACCGCTTAGGTCATAGATCCGTGCAATTAAGGATAAAAAAAATTAGTGAGAAAAGAGGTCTTCCTGATCTTCATCCTCATATGTTAAGACATTCTTTTGCTAGCCATGTTTTAGAGTCCAGTGGAGATTTAAGAGCTGTTCAAGAAATGCTAGGTCATTCTGATATAGCTACAACCCAAATATATACAAAATTAGATTTCCAACATTTAACAAAAGTCTATGATAAAACTCATCCTAGGGCGAAGAAAAATAAATCATGA
- a CDS encoding DUF484 family protein: protein MKENLSDNKVREFLALNPDFLKRNPDILESLDISHDSGAAVSLIQKQVELLRKSSNVTTNKLDTLLENAKNNEELLKICKKLIINLLESNLLTDVIEEVETTFISDLGVTDCKVYFFIDEINNLLPVGRIKEKNLQREIENILKSKNNYFGPVNPKQVRKIFEIDSVIKNISILKLKCTSVSGVLVFGSHLEGKYNKNKDTIFLDFILEILSKIIDKKNI, encoded by the coding sequence ATGAAAGAAAATCTTTCTGATAATAAAGTTAGAGAATTTCTTGCTCTAAATCCTGATTTCTTAAAAAGAAATCCTGATATCCTAGAATCCTTAGATATATCTCATGATTCTGGAGCAGCTGTTTCCTTAATACAAAAACAAGTAGAATTACTGAGAAAAAGCTCTAATGTTACTACTAACAAACTAGATACCCTTCTTGAAAATGCAAAAAATAATGAGGAGCTCTTAAAAATATGCAAAAAACTTATCATAAATTTATTAGAAAGTAACTTGTTAACTGATGTTATTGAGGAGGTCGAAACAACCTTTATCTCCGATTTAGGAGTTACAGATTGTAAAGTATATTTTTTTATAGATGAAATTAATAATCTTTTGCCTGTAGGTAGAATAAAAGAAAAAAATCTACAAAGAGAGATTGAAAATATTTTAAAATCTAAAAATAATTACTTTGGCCCAGTGAACCCAAAACAAGTCCGTAAGATCTTTGAAATAGATTCTGTTATTAAGAATATCTCAATTTTAAAACTTAAATGCACCTCTGTTTCAGGTGTGTTAGTGTTTGGAAGTCACCTAGAAGGCAAGTATAATAAGAATAAAGATACTATATTCTTAGATTTTATTTTGGAAATTCTTAGCAAGATAATAGATAAGAAAAATATTTAG
- the dapF gene encoding diaminopimelate epimerase, which produces MKVIKMSSLGNEILILDLLTENNSISPDQIKDFSKKKITSFDQLLTIEPPHNRENDLRTSIFNSDGSIAQNCINGSRCLAKYVVENKLLTDEKFIVETDGGNWHIESLNDGIFSTSMPLPRFKPSDLPFLHEPSENYVLKRGDKKLEVGIASIGNPHIVAFLDDIQEFPLKKWGLDLSEDKQFPEGVNFGIASITSRNSLNLRVYERGVGETLACGSGACAAVVIGNELNLLESRVNVFFKEGKLLIEYTKSKSLKAFGDAHFHGHFEF; this is translated from the coding sequence ATGAAGGTCATAAAGATGTCATCTTTGGGAAATGAAATTTTAATTCTAGATCTACTTACTGAAAATAATTCTATCTCACCTGATCAAATTAAAGATTTTTCAAAAAAAAAAATAACCTCCTTTGACCAGCTCTTAACTATCGAGCCTCCCCATAATCGAGAAAATGATCTTAGGACTTCTATATTCAATAGTGATGGTTCAATAGCGCAAAACTGTATCAATGGTTCAAGATGTCTCGCAAAATACGTTGTAGAAAACAAACTACTTACCGACGAGAAGTTTATAGTAGAAACTGATGGAGGTAATTGGCATATAGAATCCTTAAATGATGGAATTTTTTCTACTTCTATGCCTTTACCTAGATTTAAACCTTCTGATCTTCCTTTTCTTCATGAACCCTCTGAGAATTATGTCTTAAAAAGGGGAGATAAAAAATTAGAGGTAGGTATTGCATCCATTGGCAACCCTCATATAGTAGCTTTCTTGGATGATATACAAGAATTTCCCCTAAAAAAATGGGGTTTAGACCTTTCAGAAGATAAGCAATTTCCAGAAGGAGTTAATTTTGGTATCGCATCCATAACCTCCAGAAATAGTCTAAATCTTAGGGTCTATGAAAGGGGTGTAGGCGAGACTTTAGCATGCGGAAGTGGTGCATGCGCAGCAGTTGTCATTGGTAATGAATTAAATCTTTTGGAAAGTAGAGTAAATGTCTTTTTTAAAGAGGGAAAATTATTAATAGAATATACAAAATCTAAAAGTCTAAAAGCTTTCGGAGATGCCCATTTTCATGGACACTTTGAATTCTAA
- the lysA gene encoding diaminopimelate decarboxylase, with translation MKGFNKKNNILCVDEIQLTDLAEEFGTPAYIYSGSVIKENYQKYLHSLRAQDMICFAVKSNSNLQILKLLADLDSGFDVVSANEIRKALLAGANPKKIVFSGVGKTTEELKFAIDSDILFINIESYSELIKLNQLAVDKKIVVQCSLRLNPDISAQTHEYISTGLKDSKFGLSKEVMIDIAKDAKNLEGIALNGISCHIGSQITDPSILLEVLEKVKICAEEFIEIGLDITHLNLGGGIGITYNQEDEISIENIVSSLVQELGENYKLILEPGRSIVGNSGVIITKVELIKKTENSSFAFIDAGMNDLLRPALYNAWHNITSIEDLDLSPQNYTVVGPVCESADIFGEKRNLAIKEGSILAIHSSGAYGFTMSSNYNSRTKPPEILVEETTVKLIRRKESFEDMVKLEKEI, from the coding sequence ATGAAAGGTTTTAACAAAAAAAATAATATTCTTTGCGTTGATGAAATTCAATTAACTGATCTAGCAGAAGAATTTGGAACTCCTGCATATATTTATTCTGGATCTGTTATTAAAGAAAACTATCAGAAATATCTTCATTCGCTAAGAGCGCAAGATATGATTTGCTTTGCAGTTAAATCAAATTCAAATTTACAGATTCTTAAACTATTAGCTGATTTAGATTCTGGATTTGATGTTGTGTCTGCAAATGAGATTAGAAAAGCCCTACTCGCAGGCGCAAATCCAAAAAAGATAGTTTTTTCTGGGGTAGGAAAGACCACGGAAGAACTAAAATTTGCAATAGACTCTGATATTTTATTTATAAACATAGAGTCCTATAGTGAACTGATTAAACTTAATCAATTAGCCGTGGATAAAAAAATAGTGGTCCAATGCTCGTTGAGACTAAATCCAGATATTTCAGCACAAACTCATGAGTATATTTCTACAGGCTTGAAGGATAGTAAGTTTGGCCTTTCAAAGGAAGTAATGATAGATATTGCAAAAGATGCTAAAAACTTAGAAGGAATCGCTTTAAATGGAATAAGTTGCCATATTGGATCTCAAATAACAGATCCTTCTATTCTCTTAGAAGTCCTAGAAAAGGTAAAAATTTGTGCTGAGGAATTTATTGAAATAGGATTAGATATAACTCACCTTAATTTAGGCGGAGGAATAGGAATTACTTATAACCAAGAAGATGAAATATCTATTGAAAATATAGTAAGTTCATTAGTACAAGAGTTAGGTGAAAACTATAAATTAATTCTAGAACCGGGGAGGTCCATAGTTGGAAATTCGGGAGTAATAATTACAAAAGTTGAACTAATTAAAAAAACAGAAAATTCATCTTTTGCTTTTATTGATGCAGGTATGAATGATCTCTTAAGACCTGCCTTATATAATGCTTGGCATAATATCACTTCAATTGAAGACTTAGATCTATCACCTCAGAATTATACTGTTGTAGGCCCTGTATGCGAGAGTGCAGATATTTTTGGGGAAAAAAGAAACTTAGCTATAAAGGAAGGAAGCATATTGGCAATACATAGCAGTGGTGCTTATGGTTTTACTATGAGCTCTAACTACAATAGTCGAACAAAACCACCTGAAATCTTAGTTGAAGAGACAACTGTTAAGCTTATTAGAAGAAAAGAGTCATTTGAAGATATGGTTAAACTAGAAAAAGAAATTTAA
- a CDS encoding lipoprotein, giving the protein MKNLKYTIIKICLGFSLFFALSSCGIKGPLIMPESANLQYPEHERF; this is encoded by the coding sequence ATGAAAAATCTTAAATATACAATTATCAAAATATGTCTTGGTTTTAGCTTGTTTTTTGCATTAAGTTCATGCGGAATTAAAGGACCTCTTATAATGCCTGAAAGTGCTAATCTTCAATACCCTGAACATGAAAGGTTTTAA
- the argH gene encoding argininosuccinate lyase, with the protein MKKTKSNKSWGGRFNKETNSMAENFTNSLDVDKRIYLEDIKGSIEYGKALNKAGILTRNDLKKIISGLKSIQKEIELNKFKWLYNLEDVHMNIESALVKKIGNAGKKIHTGRSRNDQVATDLKLYLKELIKNLQKNITKSQIIIASLAEKHHKSIMPGFTHMQIAQPITLGHHLLAWFEMLQRDYERFADGLKRMDEMPLGSAALSGSRYKIDRSLLAKKLGFARITKNSLDAVSDRDFLIEIASSASILGVHLSRFCEELVLWSSSQFNYVDIGEEFCTGSSIMPQKKNPDVAEIIRGRSSRNISSLLGLLTLMKNLPLSYNRDMQEDKAYIFNSLDNCIESLDIFSSMLKTVKINKAKMKEDCYIGHITATDLADYLVMKDIPFRKSHEIVGKAVAYAEDKGVQLFELNLNELKKFSKLISSDVYNSLDPNKTIYLRNKTGGTSPDQVLKASRKAKEVIKLRQKK; encoded by the coding sequence ATGAAAAAAACAAAATCTAATAAATCTTGGGGTGGTAGATTCAATAAAGAAACTAACTCAATGGCTGAGAATTTTACTAACTCATTAGATGTTGATAAAAGAATCTACTTAGAAGATATAAAAGGGTCAATAGAATATGGAAAAGCTCTTAATAAAGCAGGAATATTGACTAGAAATGATCTAAAAAAGATAATTTCTGGACTTAAATCTATTCAGAAAGAGATAGAGTTAAACAAATTCAAATGGCTATATAATCTCGAGGATGTTCATATGAATATAGAGTCAGCCTTAGTAAAAAAAATAGGAAATGCTGGAAAAAAAATACATACAGGAAGGTCTAGAAATGATCAGGTTGCCACAGACCTAAAATTATATCTTAAGGAGTTGATAAAGAATCTCCAAAAGAATATAACAAAATCACAAATAATAATTGCTTCCTTAGCTGAGAAGCATCATAAATCTATTATGCCTGGTTTTACTCATATGCAAATTGCCCAACCGATAACTTTAGGTCATCACTTGTTAGCTTGGTTTGAAATGTTACAAAGGGACTATGAAAGATTTGCTGATGGTTTAAAGAGAATGGATGAAATGCCTTTAGGTTCAGCAGCTCTATCTGGCTCAAGATATAAAATAGATAGATCTTTACTGGCTAAGAAACTAGGCTTCGCAAGAATTACTAAAAATTCTTTAGATGCAGTTAGCGATAGAGATTTTTTGATTGAGATTGCTTCTTCTGCAAGCATTCTTGGGGTTCACCTTTCAAGATTTTGTGAAGAACTAGTCTTATGGTCGTCCTCTCAATTCAATTATGTTGATATAGGTGAAGAATTCTGCACAGGTTCTTCAATAATGCCTCAGAAAAAAAATCCAGATGTAGCAGAAATTATTAGAGGCAGATCCTCTAGAAATATTTCATCTCTTTTAGGGCTTCTAACTTTAATGAAAAATCTGCCATTATCTTACAACAGGGATATGCAAGAAGATAAAGCATACATTTTTAACTCTTTGGATAACTGTATTGAAAGTTTAGATATTTTCAGTTCAATGTTGAAGACTGTAAAAATTAATAAAGCTAAAATGAAAGAGGACTGTTATATAGGACATATAACAGCTACGGATTTAGCTGATTATTTGGTCATGAAAGATATTCCTTTTAGGAAATCTCATGAAATTGTAGGAAAGGCAGTAGCTTATGCAGAAGATAAAGGTGTGCAACTTTTTGAGCTCAATCTTAACGAACTCAAAAAATTCTCAAAGTTGATTTCAAGTGATGTATATAATTCTCTTGATCCAAATAAAACTATTTATTTAAGAAATAAGACTGGAGGAACTTCTCCTGATCAAGTACTAAAGGCATCTAGAAAAGCTAAAGAAGTAATAAAATTAAGACAAAAGAAATGA
- the metF gene encoding methylenetetrahydrofolate reductase [NAD(P)H], producing MEYKSNALSFEFFPPKTETGKEKLINTAKVFKKFNPEYFSVTYGAGGSTREGTIGTCKSLITEVKSNACAHISGIGSSKQDIKELLYVYKEIGVTRLVVLRGDLPSGFGGIGDFPFAIDLIKFIKNEMGSYFTLEVAAYPEKHPEALNAEQDFKNFVSKVEAGADGAITQFFYQEKSYYEFMDLCTKKKLDLPIVPGIMPIHDLDSVIRFADGCGANIPKDLLQKLRAYENPEDIIKFGIEIITDLCKKLYSYGVPSIHFYTINRLAPTETIIKSFR from the coding sequence ATGGAATATAAATCTAATGCACTGAGCTTTGAATTTTTTCCGCCTAAAACAGAAACGGGAAAAGAAAAATTAATAAATACAGCAAAAGTATTTAAAAAGTTCAATCCTGAATACTTTTCTGTTACCTATGGTGCAGGAGGATCAACTAGAGAAGGAACCATAGGAACCTGCAAATCTTTAATTACTGAAGTTAAATCAAATGCTTGCGCTCATATATCCGGAATAGGATCCTCAAAGCAGGACATAAAAGAACTTCTTTATGTGTATAAAGAAATTGGCGTAACAAGATTAGTGGTTCTTAGAGGTGATCTACCCTCTGGATTTGGTGGCATTGGAGATTTCCCTTTTGCAATAGACTTGATAAAGTTTATTAAAAATGAAATGGGTTCATATTTTACTTTAGAAGTAGCAGCATATCCTGAAAAGCACCCAGAAGCATTAAATGCTGAACAAGACTTTAAAAATTTTGTATCTAAAGTTGAAGCTGGTGCGGACGGAGCAATTACTCAATTCTTTTATCAGGAAAAATCATATTATGAGTTTATGGACTTATGTACTAAGAAAAAATTAGATCTCCCTATCGTGCCAGGAATAATGCCTATTCATGATCTAGATTCAGTTATCAGATTTGCAGATGGATGCGGTGCTAATATACCTAAAGACCTTTTGCAGAAACTTAGGGCATACGAAAATCCTGAAGATATAATAAAATTTGGAATAGAAATAATTACAGATCTTTGCAAAAAACTTTATTCTTATGGCGTACCTAGTATCCACTTCTATACAATTAATAGATTAGCTCCAACTGAGACAATTATTAAGTCATTTAGATAA